The following coding sequences lie in one Populus trichocarpa isolate Nisqually-1 chromosome 14, P.trichocarpa_v4.1, whole genome shotgun sequence genomic window:
- the LOC7455974 gene encoding uncharacterized protein LOC7455974, which yields MESKAAKRGECDLQQSIIGGGLQSKSEEMRGVSLEGEKVILVPYMEAHVPKYHHWMQDPFLLQATGSELLSLQDEYQMQLSWTQDPLKRTFIVLDKEMIQAGFVHGDPHVEAMVGDVNIFMNDVDDPQVAEIEIMIAEPKSRGKGLGKESVLMMMAYAVRDLGIHVFRAKIGESNGSSLNMFCNLGFQETSRSEIFKEVTLELPMTQPKCEELLKLIDNVVTHV from the exons ATGGAGAGTAAGGCAGCAAAAAGAGGAGAGTGTGATTTGCAGCAAAGCATAATCGGTGGTGGGCTGCAAAGTAAGAGTGAGGAAATGAGAGGAGTAAGCTTGGAAGGAGAGAAGGTGATACTTGTGCCCTACATGGAGGCCCACGTCCCAAAGTATCACCACTGGATGCAAGACCCCTTTCTTCTCCAAGCCACCGGCTCTGAGCTCTTATCCCTTCAAGACGAGTATCAGATGCAGCTCTCTTGGACCCAAGACCCCCTCA AAAGGACTTTTATTGTACTGGATAAGGAAATGATACAAGCTGGTTTTGTTCATGGAGATCCTCATGTCGAAG CTATGGTAGGCGATGTAAATATATTCATGAATGATGTGGATGATCCTCAAGTGGCCGAGATCGAGATAATGATAGCTGAACCAAAGAg TCGTGGAAAAGGACTCGGGAAGGAAtctgtgttgatgatgatggccTATGCTGTTCGGGACCTTGGGATCCATGTATTCCGTGCTAAAATTGGAGAATCAAATGGATCATctcttaatatgttttgtaatttg GGTTTTCAGGAGACTTCTCGCAGTGAAATCTTCAAAGAG GTGACACTGGAATTACCAATGACACAGCCTAAGTGTGAGGAATTACTGAAATTGATTGATAATGTGGTTACACATGTGTAA
- the LOC7468544 gene encoding cytochrome b561 and DOMON domain-containing protein At2g04850: MPLLFALVLFLFSFHVRTAFSAHCSITTPTKTFEKCMTLPTQQASIAWTFHAHNATLDLVFSGTFISPSGWVGWGINPSSAEMTGTRALIAFPDPNSGQLVLLPFILDPTVKLQKSPPLSRPLDIHLLSSSATLYGGKMATIHNGAAIQVYATLKLVPNKTKIHFVWNRGLYVQGYSPAIHPTTSNDLSSIATIDVLSGFSAAHRDDTRTLKIAHGILNAISWGVLLPIGAATARYLRHIQALGPTWFYVHAGIQLCAFIIGTVGFAIGIRLGELSPGVVYGLHRKLGFAAFSFGALQTLALLFRPKTTNKFRKYWKSYHHFVGYACVVLGVVNVFQGFEVMGESRSYAKLGYCLCLSTLIGVCIALEVNSWVVFCRKSKEEKLRREGLISCGSGKGSGIHG, encoded by the coding sequence ATGCCTCTCTTGTTCGCCCTTGTcctcttccttttctcctttcatGTTCGAACTGCATTTTCTGCTCATTGCAGCATCACCACACCCACTAAGACCTTTGAAAAATGCATGACACTCCCTACCCAGCAAGCCTCGATAGCTTGGACATTTCATGCCCACAATGCCACCCTAGACCTTGTATTTTCTGGTACCTTCATCTCTCCTTCCGGTTGGGTAGGGTGGGGAATCAATCCTTCCTCTGCTGAAATGACCGGTACTCGTGCTCTGATTGCCTTTCCAGACCCCAATTCAGGTCAGCTAGtccttttaccttttattttagacCCAACAGTAAAGCTTCAAAAATCACCACCCCTCTCTCGCCCTCTAGATATCCACCTTCTATCCTCCTCTGCCACCCTCTATGGTGGCAAAATGGCCACTATACACAATGGTGCCGCCATTCAAGTTTATGCCACATTAAAACTTGTACCAAACAAGACCAAAATTCACTTCGTGTGGAACCGTGGACTATACGTTCAAGGTTACTCCCCAGCTATCCATCCGACGACCTCCAATGACCTATCTTCCATTGCCACCATCGATGTCTTGTCTGGTTTCAGTGCTGCCCATAGAGATGATACCAGGACATTAAAGATAGCACATGGAATCTTAAATGCTATCTCATGGGGTGTCTTACTCCCAATTGGAGCTGCGACTGCAAGATATTTGAGGCACATACAAGCACTAGGGCCAACATGGTTTTATGTACATGCAGGGATACAACTTTGTGCTTTTATCATAGGAACTGTAGGGTTTGCCATTGGAATTAGACTTGGGGAATTATCACCGGGAGTGGTTTATGGGCTACACAGGAAGCTTGGTTTCGCAGCATTTTCCTTTGGGGCTTTGCAAACACTAGCACTGTTGTTTAGGCCTAAGACCACTAATAAGTTTAGGAAGTACTGGAAATCTTACCACCATTTTGTAGGGTATGCTTGTGTGGTGCTAGGAGTTGTGAATGTTTTTCAAGGATTTGAAGTAATGGGAGAGAGCAGGTCTTATGCAAAGTTAGGATATTGTCTGTGCCTATCAACATTGATAGGAGTTTGTATAGCTTTGGAAGTGAATTCTTGGGTGGTTTTTTGCAGAAAATCGAAAGAAGAGAAGCTGAGAAGAGAAGGATTGATTAGCTGTGGGTCTGGAAAAGGAAGTGGGATCCATGGTTAA
- the LOC7455973 gene encoding heterogeneous nuclear ribonucleoprotein 1: MQSDSGKLFIGGISWDTDEERLKGYFRSFGEVVEAVIMKDRTTGRARGFGFVVFADPAVAERVIKEKHSIDGRMVEAKKAVPRDDQNILNRNSGGSIHSSPGPGRTKKIFVGGLASTVTENDFKNYFDQFGTIIDVVVMYDHNTQRPRGFGFITFDSEEAVDKVLMRTFHELNGKMVEVKRAVPKELSPGPSRSPLGGYNYGLNRVNSFLNGYTQGYTPGTVGGYGLRMDGRFSSVAGVRSGFPPFGSGYGMGMNFEPALSPSYGGNANFNSNLSYGRGMNPYYIGNSNSLARPVGYDGGNGGNTSFFSSATRNLWGNGGLNHNSNSTSSNAYMGSGTGSLGGSTFGNSGANWSSSSLPVQGGGNNVSNSNLSFGYGSGENSFGLGIGSYARNSGNNVGATISHAASNGSFDGAFADLYGGSSDYGDPAWQSSNSERDGSVSFGYGLGNATSDVPVKTSPGYVGGYSVNKRQSNRGIAT; the protein is encoded by the exons atgcaatctgATAGTGGCAAGCTGTTCATTGGGGGAATTTCATGGGACACCGATGAAGAACGGCTCAAGGGCTATTTTCGATCTTTTGGGGAGGTGGTGGAGGCTGTTATAATGAAGGATCGCACCACAGGGCGTGCCCGTGgatttggttttgttgtttttgctgaCCCAGCTGTTGCAGAGAGAGTCATTAAGGAAAAACACAGCATTGATGGCAGAATG GTTGAGGCAAAAAAGGCTGTTCCTAGGGATGACCAGAATATTCTGAATAGAAACAGTGGTGGTAGCATCCACAGTTCTCCCGGTCCAGGGCGTACAAAAAAGATTTTCGTAGGAGGCTTAGCATCCACAGTCACagaaaatgattttaagaattattttgacCAGTTTGGGACCATCATAGATGTTGTGGTGATGTATGATCATAACACACAGAGGCCAAGGGGATTTGGGTTCATCACTTTTGATTCTGAGGAGGCAGTGGACAAAGTTTTGATGAGGACTTTTCATGAACTGAATGGAAAAATGGTTGAGGTCAAGAGAGCTGTTCCCAAAGAGTTATCACCCGGTCCTAGTCGCAGCCCACTTGGTGGATATAATTATGGTCTAAATAGGGTTAATAGCTTCCTTAATGGCTACACTCAGGGATATACTCCAGGTACAGTTGGAGGCTATGGACTTAGGATGGATGGCAGATTCAGTTCAGTTGCTGGTGTCCGAAGTGGTTTCCCTCCATTCGGTTCTGGTTATGGAATGGGTATGAATTTTGAGCCAGCATTGAGCCCTAGTTACGGGGGCAATGCAAATTTTAATAGCAATCTCAGCTATGGGCGGGGAATGAATCCTTACTATATTGGTAATTCTAATAGCCTTGCTAGACCTGTAGGATATGATGGAGGTAATGGAGGAAATACTTCATTTTTCAGCTCGGCAACAAGAAACTTGTGGGGAAATGGGGGGCTAAATCATAACTCCAACTCTACAAGTTCAAATGCATACATGGGATCTGGAACTGGAAGCCTTGGAGGAAGCACCTTTGGCAACAGTGGGGCTAATTGGAGTTCTTCATCACTTCCAGTTCAAGGTGGAGGAAATAATGTTTCTAATAGCAATCTGAGTTTTGGGTATGGAAGTGGTGAAAATAGTTTTGGTTTGGGCATAGGTAGTTATGCAAGAAACAGTGGGAACAATGTGGGCGCAACAATATCACATGCTGCATCAAATGGTAGTTTTGATGGAGCATTTGCTGACCTTTATGGTGGTAGTTCAGATTATGGGGACCCCGCTTGGCAGTCATCAAATTCTGAGCGAGATGGATCTGTTTCCTTTGGTTATGGTCTTGGCAATGCCACTTCTGATGTTCCAGTCAAAACTTCCCCTGGTTATGTTGGTGGTTATAGTGTTAATAAGAGACAGTCAAATAGAG GAATTGCTACCTAG